The sequence ACTTAAGCCTTTTAAAATTCCTGCGCTTGTGTTTTCCTGCTGAACCGTGATACCTCCTTGAGAAGGGACTGGCAGTGACCTAGGCTGTCTAACAGGGCAAAGAGCATGGCTGCCACCATGTCACCCACCTGGGAGGTGTTGAGAACCGTGAAGAGGTAGTGAGGGACTAAGGAGACTTCCTGCAGCAGAGtggccagccccagcccccaggtGAGGCCGAAGATAGGTGTAAGAACGAGCAGAGCTTTGATCACCCCCAGGAGGGCTTGGCGCTTCTCCACCTGAGGTCCCTCTGACAGCGAGGGCCTCAGCATCTTCAGCACAGCCATGGTGAGTACCAGCCCATTCACGCCCACGATGGCCAGCACTGGACCCACGAAGGTGTAGAGTGCTCCTCCCTTTTTGTCCAGCCAGCATGCTCCCTCCCTCAGGTATCGCCCTCGGGGTAAGTAGAGGCCTAGGGTGATGCCTGCTAAACCCATTGGGCACAGGTAGCCGAGGAGCACCATCAGGGAGAGTACTCGGAGCTTGGACAGCTGATGGAAGACAAAGAGAAGCTGGTGGGCCAACAACAGGGCCTGAGCCAGCATCCAGAAGAAGGTGGCCAGGTAGAGAAAGTGACAGAGGAAGGCGGCAGCCAGGCAGAGCGGGCTGCGGGGCCCCGGAGGGAGGAGTGGAGCTCCTAGGAAGCAGGTGTTTGCGGCCAGCAGGCAGAGGACCATGTTGAGCAGGGCCGAGTGGCGTAAGTAGGCGACCTTGTTCCGCACCACAAACCTCCACACCAGCCTGTACACGCCCAGGCACATGAGCAAGGCTAGAATGgaggcccccagccccacctgacTCAGCAGCTCCAGGGTGGGGTGGTTTGGAACCGTGTGTCCCGACATGAGGATGGAGAAGGCAGTGAGGTGCCGGCAGATACATTGAGTGGTGGGGCTGGCACTGGCTGCCTGCACCTGGCACCCTGCATCAGACCAGCCTCCCTTGCCCTGGAAGAGATCGTGGTCCCAGAAGACACAGTGGGAACTGCCATCTGTGTCCCCAAAGTCCATGGTGACCTCTACCTGCTTGAAGACCTGGCCACCTGCCATGATGGAGATGGCGAGGACCAGACCAGGAGTGGCATAGAGGGAGCCCCCCAGCCCTTGCCCGTAGTTTGAGGGCAGAAGGTGGTCCAGTTTCTGTAGCACCAGGCTAGTAATACTGACGTTGGTTCCGTTATGGCGCAGGGGTGCCAGTGAGTGCCTGGGAATCCATGCCCGCAGTGGGGGCTGAGTAGGGAAGGAGGCTCTGTAGTTAGCTGGAAATGTGGGCTCGAGGAGCTGGCTCTGCAGCTGCACGTTGGGCAAGATGAAGGAGAAGGGCTGGTCCTGTGGGCACAGGCTGCGTGCTAGGGTCTCCACCGCCAGCAGGAGACTGGAGCCCACTGAGGGCATCTGCCTCTGGGCTGGGGTCCACAGAGAGCTGGAGTTCATGCCAAGGACCTTGTCTGTGGTTTTCAGGACAGCCTGTGGCACCCAATAGAGAGACGAGGCCTGGCTGCCAGAACCCACAGCATTGAGCTGGGGTGCTGGGAACCACAGACCCCAAACCTATCCTTCCAAGTCCAGCTCAGGACCCAAGGAtggggagaaagagggagaggaagatgGGCCTGTGAAGAGAGACCTTCTAAATGGGAAGGGTGGGGGGTTGTCCAGCCAACTGCTGGGGTGCCTTCAATATGTGGCTCCTGAGGAACACCCCACCCCTCTGTATGACAACCCTCCTCCCCCTTCCATCCCTTGGGGCCTCTAATGTCCTAAGGGAGCCCTCCAGGTCTGTAAAGCTAGGAATGGTGCCCAGTGGTAGAGGGAACACGCTCGGAAGTAGAGGACCACCTGCATGTCTGTAGCCACAAGTGATGCACATTCCAGACATGAAGGGTGTGCAGGGTCGTTGTCCCTGATTATTCCTTTGGCTGCAGCTTAGGGGTCACCACCTGGTGCCTATACTGAGAGCTGGTTTAGGTGGGTCCCACAAAGCCAAGTGCGTTTGAGTATCTTCATGCAGGTACCTTGTACGTGGGCCTGGGGGGATTCAGATCAAGTCCACATGTCTGCACACACATGAACACCTCTGAACTCCTGTCTCCACACCCCTTCCAGTTTTCCCCAGCctccctttcccagcatcaggccttcTCCACGCTCCACGGCCTTGGCGtatgcaggaggagaaaggaaccaGGAGAGCAGACACTTGGACTCTAGAAAGGTCTGCCATCTGACAGCCCGTGGCGATGTCAGAGGGACAGAAATGCGTGGGTGAAGAGCCTCCTGCCCCTACTACCCAGCTGGCCCCTGCCATGATTCAGAGATCTCACCTCCAGGGCGCTGCAGTTGAGTTGTGTTCCAGTGTCTGCCACCACCTTGGCCAGGACTGTCATGGTGCCCACCAGGGCCAATAAGTCAGAGGGGGAGGTCACTGCCACTACCTGCTCCTGCAGCTGAGCCAAGATCTGTGACACCTCTTCCCCAGGCCAGCCCTGGCCTGCCTGCAGCAGCTTGAGACAGATAAGAGAGCAGGAGAGGGGTAGGTGAGCCCTCAAGAAGGAGGGGCCACTTCCTTCCCAGCCTAGCACCTCCTTTCTTTGTCCCCGCACCCCATCCCAGGGGAGCAGGAAGCAGAGAGGGGAATGAGCCATGTGGGAGGAATTCACACCAAGGTTTGTGGAGCAGATACCTGAGGGCATGAAGGTTTGGGACTACAGCAACACTGGGCAGTAGGGTCTCAACACCTACTTCCTGGCTCTGCTAGGGCTCCAGTTCAGAGAAGCTGAATAACCTTACTGCTGGGCCTCGGGGGGAAAGGACTGTAAAGCTGGGTCCTGAGTGAGGAAGGGATCGATCATGGAGGATGGGGCATGTGGGCAGCAGGGTCAGAAGCTTTACCTGGGCTCTGAGGAGCAGAGCCAGGAGCCCCGTGTCTGTGCAGCTGCTGTGGATGGGTCCCCAGACCCCATCAGGCCCACAGGGCCTCTTCACCGTGCCCGTCCTGTTCCCGGGACACTGGGCCTGTACCACATGGCCAGCCTTGGTGACGTTCCAGGCAACAGTTGAAGAGTCCTCAGGGCAGGTGGTGTCTCCATCTGAAATGACATCAGGGAGGGCTTAGCAGCACATTCAAGCCTGAGCCTTTCCTTGAGCAGAAACCCTGCAGGCTGTGGAGTCTGATTGTATTGCCTAGCTTGGGGAGACACCCAGGGGGAGCTCCCAGGGTGGGCAGTGAGAGGATGGCCGGCCAGATCCCAGGCCCCACGTACCCTGGATGATGGTGACAGAGACGGTGACCCTGAGAGGGCTCAGACCGGGGCTCTGCAGCTCACAAGTGTATGTGGTGTTGGCTGCAGGGCAGTGCTCAACAGCCAGCATGAAGCATTGGGAGTCCGGCGTGTTGAATATGGAGGCTGAAGGGGACACAAGAAGGGAATGGTCTCTGGGCCAGGGACACACCTAGACCCCTCGGGGTCTTTCTAGCAATTTCAGAAGCAGATGAAATAGTGGAGAAAAGCTGAGTGGTATGTGGGCAGCAGACTACTGCAGGCTGAGCTGATATTTGGGGTTGGGAGACCCtggtgtgtgtgtcgggggtgtCTTACAAGCTCCAGGCCCTGAAGCAGCAGTGGACTCCTTTGTAAAATGGGACCATCATCAGAGGAAGCTTGCACAGTAGCATTGGGTGGGTTCCAGGAGATCGTGTGGATGAAAGCATGATGTGAAAGTTGTCTACACACAGGTGGTTATTGTTGAATAGAACCGGGGTCAAAACAGTATTGGATTTGGACCTGGAACTTCCAAGTTGAACGGCAGCCTGTTTCCTGGGAGCTGAAACCCCAGCAGCCTGGAGGCGACTAGCTTCCCCTTCTCCCTGGACCCCCGAGACAGTCGGCCCCATTCCATACCTTGGCCCCCCTCTCTGGGGCTCCAGGAAGCCGTGTAGCCCAGATGTGCGCTGGGGATGCAGCAGCTCAGCTGGAAGCCGGGGGAGGTGGCACAGGAGACGGAGAGCTGGTCTGGGAGCCCAGTCACATCTGTTGCCTGCAGGGGCACCCGCACCACCTGGTGCAGCTCCCACCTGAATCCCTGGGCCTCGAAGCGGCATATGTACTCACCTGCAGACACACACCTGCTGCATCTCCCAGCGGCTCAGCCCCCACCTGTACTGCAgggcccctcctgcctccccagccaCACCCTAGGTCTGCCCTCTCCATCAAGCCTGAGCTAAACCCCAGTAGGAAAGATCCCCGTGCCCTCAAGGACagcgaggaggaagaggagatccTGATGCTTTGTCATGAGCCTGTTGCTGTGCATCCTAAGATGAACCTCCCCGTCCAGGAGATGCTCTTCCCGCACCACCCGCTGCCATCTCGGCGTCATGAAGAAAAGCCCACATCTGTCCTCAGTTGAAATTGAGATCACACTTTCAGCATTTTCTCATCAAAATTCTTCACATCCATGGGCCTCTTAACCTTCGTTTCCGCAGAATGTATAAACGGAGAGAAGGAAAATGTAGAGGATGAAAGacaagaaggaaggagaagagagggagaaggaggagccggaggggagcagaggaagaggagagaagaaagaagaggaggggcaagaaggcaggagaggaggagggagggacaggCAGGCTACCTGCCCATCTATGGGAGATGTTGACGATGCTAAGGACAGTCCGGTCCCGGCTGGAGGTCAAGGACACACaggtccctgccctcaggaggACAGGGCTGGGGCTTCCTGTGGGCCACAGGAACCAGTTCAGGTTGGTGGTCTCCCGGTTCGTGAGTAGGATCAGGTTCAGGGTGTCGCCAGGCATCTGCAGCCAGGAGTCAAGGCTCAGGTTCGCGGGGACTGCAGGAGGCAGGAGACAGGACCCCCGGAGCAGGAACTTGTGGCCCTGGAGCCTCACCCTCCTCCCCCATCTTCCGAAGCCCATCTCTCCTCACTCCTTCCCCACCCAACACTAGTTGTCCTGTTTTGTCCCTGGAGGAGTGTGGCTGCTGCAGTCCAGCCTGGGAGACCCTATCTGTCAGTAGGAACCACACAGGGACGCTTTTTGACCCAGGACTTCCCCCTCCGCCAGAAAGGAAACTCTCCTTGTCCACCTGTCTTCCGAGCCCTGTTGTTGGTTAGTCTCACTATTCCTGTCCCAAGCGCGGGGCCTGTGATCTGTTGTGATACCTGGCATTTTCTCTCACCCAGAGGAGCCGCTGGGCTTGGACCAGCTGGCAGAGATTACAGCCgtcagagaggaaaaaacagagaGGGTTTTGTTCACTCGGGGCTATTGGTTTCCAGGTTCCCAGCCTTCCTCACCAGGTGGCAACAGCTGGCAGTACCCGGCTTCAGTAGGGCTCAGGACAAGACAGCCACACGGCCGGTGCTTGATGGGGGTGTGACAGGGCTGGTGATGGTTGCAGATGCTGGCGTTCCACTGGTACCCAGAGAGGCAAGCACAGTAGCTGCACCCATCATGGGTAACATTGCACTCTGAgacagaaggaagggaaaggagaagtgTCTGGGTGTCTGGGAAAGGGTGTCTGGGAAAGCCCAATGCCTGCTGTCTGCGAGACCCTAGGGCTGGGTTTCTGGAACAATCCCAAAGTCACTGCCTTCCCAGCCAGGGTTCAAAGCAGCAGAGCATGCTGAAGGCATCCGAGGTGGGAGCAGAGAAGCCCCGGCTCAGCATCATCTGCCCCTTGGGCCTCTGCCAGAGTTTAGAAGATGGGGACATGGAGCAGGAAGGGAAGGTCTATCCAATGGGAGGTGGGGAAAAAGCTGGGCACGCAGACCCTCTAAGAAATAGGGAGGTGCTCCCCACAGTATCTCAGACCAGGGCGCTGTGGGAGGGCTGGGCTCCTTGCACCCTGAGCTCCCCCTCCCACCTGAGCAGCTAAGAGCCATTGAAAGGCCCGGGGTCAGGAGAGGTTCTTCCCCACCTGTTGTGAGGTTGAGGCCAGCGAGAGTCACTGGGGCCGAGGAAACAGAGGCAGCTGGGACAGTCAGGGGCTGGGAGAGTGCCGCCGGCCAGGGCGCATCAGAGAAGTCCAGTTGTACGTAGACGGAGACCAGGACCAGTTCTGCTGGAGAGGGGAGAGCTGGAGGGAAAGGAGCGGCTGCTGAGGGCCCGACACTAGCTGTCCCCTCCAGGAACCCGGAGACGTCCCACCTTCCTCCTCCCGTAGCCTATGCAGACAGGTCCATGCAGACAGGACCCAGGAAGGTGGTCTCTGCTCAACCATCACACACGCCGCTTCATGTCGCCCTCCCAACAACCCCCCTTACACAGGTGAGACTCTCCAGGAGGAAAAAGGTTTTGTCAAGACCTCACAGCTAGAGAGCTGCCGTCAGGCCTGTGACCAGTGCCAGACCCGGCCTCTCTCTGACCCGCACTGCCCTCCCCCTCGGCGGTGCCTCTCCCAGAACTTTCTGCTTTgttccctgctccccaccctcccaTTCATCCACTCACCACCTGCTCCACTTTCGGGGTCCAGCTGTGGCCCTGATCCCCCTCGAGCCTGACTCTGTCCCTGGAACAGAGCACAGGGAGACTCTGAGGGGAGCTGAACCCTGCCTTTCTCCGGGGACACCTTCTTCTCTAAgctgctgggggggggggggcggcagcCTGGCTAATCTGCTGTGACGTGGTCTCTTGGAAGCTCCTCTTGTTGACTGGAATCAAGCGGGCAGAGCAGGAGGGGAAAGCCAGCTGCTGGTAGGAGGTGCCTGACTGCAGCCCCAGGGATCCCTCCCAGGCCGGCAAGGCCCACCTGAACCCAGGAACCTGGCACACCCTGGAGAGTCAGCAAGCTTTGCTTAATTCCTTCCTGAATGCACCCATCCCTggctctgtgagtgtgtgtgtgtgcgtcaaGTCCCTCcacgactttttgcaaccccatggactgtagccctccaggctcctctgtccatggggattctccaggcaagaatactggagtgggttgctgtgccctcctctagaggatcttcccgacccagggatcgaacccatgtctcttatgtccctgctttggcaggagggttctgtaccactagtgccacctgggaagcccatccctggGCCTCTAGGCTGATTGAAATGACTGGGTCTGGAGCACAAGTGAGGTGGGCTGGGTAGAGCTGCCTGGAacccagaaagaaagtgaaagtcactcagtcatgtccgactttgcggccccaagggctaaacagtccacggaattcttcaggccagaaaactagagtgggtagcctttcccttctccaggggatcttcccaacccagggattgaacctagggctcctgcattgcaggcagattctttatcagctgagccaccagggaagcccaagaatactggagtggagtgggtagcctattcctcctccggaggatcttctgtacccaggaatcaaaccgggttctcctgcattgcaggctgattctttaccaactgagctaacagggaagcttGGGGATTATTCCTTCCATAGCAATTGCCATGAGGGTGAGCAGAAGCAATACCTAGGTCTCTGGTGTATGTACATATTTCCTCACCCACACCTCCCTCTCTCAAAACTGCATGTGTGTGAGGAGGTCAGTCTAAAAACATATGCTCTAGATGAGTATGTGGCTAGAGATAGATAGATACCCACCTGGGAGAACACACAACTCATAAAAGTGCCAGACTAGATACTGCTGACTTTCCTCAGATTCTCTCCTCCTCTATGCCAGTGGTTCCCAAATTTGGcaagtttatattttcattttttaagtggcAAGCTTGACTGGAAGAGCCTTTACCTAAAGTGCAGCAGGCATCACTGGTGTTCACAGGAattcaaataaagaaacaaaagctaTCCTCACACTCTGAAAAATCAGGCCGAACTCTCTCATGAAAAACcatcctctttaaaaaaatatgttacaggggcttccctggtggtccagtagttaagattctgtgctcccagttctgggaacctgggttcgatccctggtcagggaacttgatcccacatgctgcaactaagacctggctcaggcaaataaataaatattaaaaaaaataataaaagcatgaCTTCCTCTCCCTCCAGCACTctcccatccactcatccattcatccTACACCGTGCTGCCTCTCACACCCAGAGGCCCCTACCATTACCTCTTCAGGCTTTGTCATGGTCCTCACCCAGGCTTACTCACAGGCTGGGATGCTCGGGCAGCTGGTGGCTCCACCGGAGGGAGAGTCATGGCCAGGAGCAGCACAAGGGCAGCCGAGCAGACCATGGCTCAGTGAAGCCGTCCTCAAGAGCTCACCTGCTGCCGCATGATGCAAATGTCCTGAGAGGAGAGCTGGCAGGGCTATGCACAGATGGAatgagagggaagaggaagggagcCAGGCTGAGTTTACAGAGGAGGTGTTACAGCCCATGCTACAGTCAAATGGGCAGCCAGGTCACTGTGGGGCCCCTTGGGGCTCACAGGCTCCAGTGAGAGTGGTCTGCCCAGGTTCCCTGCTGGAGTCTGGGCCCAGGACTCAGTGAGCAGGAGAGAAGCTGGGGGCTCTAGGTCACAACACCAGCCATGTGTCCATCAGCCAGGTTCCGTCACATCTCCAAGGGTCTGGAAAATCTGGATTTTTCTGCAGTTCCCAGGAAGCTGGGTCATTGATCAAAAAGGCAAGATTAGAGAAGACAAACATCAGAGCTGATGGCTATGCTGAAATAATTTCTAGATAGACTGGGCTCTTAAATGTAACAAAGAATCTGGGAAAATACCCAGAGAAATTATCAAGGagtttcataaaataatttcGTAGTGAGGAAGGCTTTTCTAAGTATGACATAAAACCCAGAAGCCAGAGGGGAAATAATAAATTAGAAAGTATACAAAGTTTTAAATTTGGAATGAAAAGACTGTTGGgataaaaaggcaaaagacaaCATATTTGTAAGACTATGACTGTAAggctgatcttttaaaaatgttatctatttacttatttatttttggctgcactaggtcttcattgttGCAAGCAGGCTTTCTGGTAGTTGCAGCAAGTAGgaactactcttcattgtggtgcactggcttagttgccccctcccccacaacatgtggaatcttttcagaccagggatcgaacccatgtcccctgtgttggcaggaggattcttaaccactggaccactagggaagatcAAGAGCTTATCTTAACATAAACATTTTTTATCTTACACATCAGTAAGTAAATGggcaaaaaaatcaaagaaatatcaatagtttGATAAACATATAAAACACCCAACTTAAGATATGACATGCAAATTGAAATAGAATATTCTTTTTCTCCCACTAATTATCAAAAGGTGAGATATTGGTTATCTTAAGTGTTAACAAAAGTGTACTTGtacaaaaatatgtgtataaggatggagatcaaaccagtcaatcctaaaggaaatcaatcctgaatattcattggaaggattgatgctgaagctgaagctccgatactttggacacctgatacaaagagttgactcattagaaaagaccctgatgctgagaaagattgagggcaggaagaaaaggggatgacagaggatgagatggttaaatggcatcattgactcaatggacatgagtttgaggaaactctcggagatggtgagggacagggaggtctggcgcactgcagtccatggggtcgcaaagaattggatatgacttagcaactgaacaacaaggaagtTCAAGGTAGAGCTGTTTATGATAGTAAATGAattaaacaacccaaatgcccaaaAAGGATAGGTCAGGTAAGTTACGGCATTTCCAAATAGAACATTGTTATGGGGAAAAAGTAAAGTAGCTCTATTTGGAATGAACCATGATATATATGGTGAAATTTAAACTGTATATTATGCTCCCCTTCAGGTaaaaaaaggaatccatattAGATACTTATGCATTTTATACTTGGAATATTTCTGGAAGAATACATTAGAAAGTCAGTAATAATTTTTGCCTCTTGAAAATGAGATTAGGAGTCTGAATTGTTCTCTGTGCTATTTGATACACATATTTTCTAACTTTAggcatgttctttttttaattatagaaaaagaaagagctgaGACTTTCCAGTGATTAcgactctatgcttccaatgctgggggtgcaggtttgatacttggttggggaactaagatctcatatactgtgcagtgtggccaaaaaagaaaagaaagaactgatttacacacacacccacccacacacacatgcacagcacCTAGGGTGGAAATCTAGCCTCAATACATTTCTACTTTCTCCACCACCCCATGTTAGAATCATTGCtgaaaaaacagcaaacacatagaGCAAAATACATTCATGGGAGCAAAGACTTCATAAATAGCTGATTtcagaaaacatgaaaatgaagaagaatcagATCTGAGAACCAGAGAGACAAGACACAGGTACTTGGGGTGGGACACTGTTAGCATGTTGGCAAGTGTCTCTTGCAGCCACAGGTGGTCTCAGATGGACACCAACAGTATCTACTATTGTTGCCAAAGGGGGTCAGAGAACTGAGTGGACCTGGCCAGTGCTCACCAGGGGCTCTCGAGGACAGGGATGACAGAAGAGAGAGGTGGAATTGAGACGCGTGCAGGTGAGCTGCTTCCTTGCTGGGTGGACAATGAGCAGTGGGAGTTTCCAGTTAGGAGAGGCAAGGACAGACCACTTGGAGAGATGTTCTATCTAGAAGCAGAAACACCAAAGGAACAAGTGACTCAGAGAACATTAGGAAGTCAAtggaggggactttcctggtggtctagtggctaagactccaggcacccaatgcagggggcccgggttccatcgctggtcagggaattaTGACCCCACAAGCTACAACTAAGCCCAAGCCCTGTAACTAaagaagcctgtgtgccgcaaaaAGACCCAGCACGTGCCAAAATAAATGATaacagtaataatttttttttttaaagaaagtcaaCAGAGGTGGAGCTGGAGAGACCCCTAAGGATTCAACCCCCAAAACAGAATTTTTCCTAATTGGTACTCAATTCATCTTAATCCCTTTGAGTTCAAATGAGAAGTGAGTATAACAAGGGGAATAACATATTCCTGGGTCCATGAATGTTGAGGTGTCCAAAATGTATAAAACTACGAGTAGAACTAAGGAAGTGAGATTATTGCCATAATTATGGGTCTATGAATGTGTTCCGTACAAATGGTATAACTCCCATTTAATGAAACAAGCTATATTGTCAATGTCATAGGAGtacctaaaatttaaaagaactctgttgtgaattcattcattcatatatccATTAAGCACTGGTGTCCGATGCTATGCTAGGTCCTAGACATTCGGTGGTGTTGTGGACTAaatgtgtcttggtgcatttacCAAAATAAGGGCTGGGCACAAAGACTGTGACAATTATTATGGAAtatagtaatttttcttttatttttttggttgctaCCAAGGTTTGGCCAGTATCAGGGCATGTCAGAGGATGGTGTGCAGAGAGGAGGGGAAAATGCACAGCTGTTTACCCAGTTGGAAACCTTGATGCAGCACAGTTTCAGTAATAGCTAATT is a genomic window of Muntiacus reevesi chromosome 3, mMunRee1.1, whole genome shotgun sequence containing:
- the ADGRF3 gene encoding adhesion G-protein coupled receptor F3, which translates into the protein MVCSAALVLLLAMTLPPVEPPAARASQPGQSQARGGSGPQLDPESGAGELVLVSVYVQLDFSDAPWPAALSQPLTVPAASVSSAPVTLAGLNLTTECNVTHDGCSYCACLSGYQWNASICNHHQPCHTPIKHRPCGCLVLSPTEAGYCQLLPPGEEGSCLLPPAVPANLSLDSWLQMPGDTLNLILLTNRETTNLNWFLWPTGSPSPVLLRAGTCVSLTSSRDRTVLSIVNISHRWAGEYICRFEAQGFRWELHQVVRVPLQATDVTGLPDQLSVSCATSPGFQLSCCIPSAHLGYTASWSPREGGQASIFNTPDSQCFMLAVEHCPAANTTYTCELQSPGLSPLRVTVSVTIIQDGDTTCPEDSSTVAWNVTKAGHVVQAQCPGNRTGTVKRPCGPDGVWGPIHSSCTDTGLLALLLRAQLLQAGQGWPGEEVSQILAQLQEQVVAVTSPSDLLALVGTMTVLAKVVADTGTQLNCSALEAVLKTTDKVLGMNSSSLWTPAQRQMPSVGSSLLLAVETLARSLCPQDQPFSFILPNVQLQSQLLEPTFPANYRASFPTQPPLRAWIPRHSLAPLRHNGTNVSITSLVLQKLDHLLPSNYGQGLGGSLYATPGLVLAISIMAGGQVFKQVEVTMDFGDTDGSSHCVFWDHDLFQGKGGWSDAGCQVQAASASPTTQCICRHLTAFSILMSGHTVPNHPTLELLSQVGLGASILALLMCLGVYRLVWRFVVRNKVAYLRHSALLNMVLCLLAANTCFLGAPLLPPGPRSPLCLAAAFLCHFLYLATFFWMLAQALLLAHQLLFVFHQLSKLRVLSLMVLLGYLCPMGLAGITLGLYLPRGRYLREGACWLDKKGGALYTFVGPVLAIVGVNGLVLTMAVLKMLRPSLSEGPQVEKRQALLGVIKALLVLTPIFGLTWGLGLATLLQEVSLVPHYLFTVLNTSQGVFILLFGCLMDKKVQEALRKRFCGSQPPRSTNSLATNETYISEHSKGRSEDAR